A single region of the Elizabethkingia sp. JS20170427COW genome encodes:
- the hutH gene encoding histidine ammonia-lyase has product MKTYGVDYLHYEDIISIIENPLDAELSAQAMLQVKKSQDNVKKIIGQGKTVYGINTGFGPLCDTKISSDEISQLQYNLIISHSVGVGSPIDKKLSKIMLSAKIHALCKGYSGVSPQVVERLQQMLELDIIPVVPEQGSVGASGDLAPLAHLVLPLLGLGKVWEGKEIVDTGKVLKKHHLKALKLGPKEGLALINGTQFMLAHGIVALDKMKYLLDLADLAAAMSLEAYQGSSSPFKKELHEIRPFSGSLHVANRMSRLLKGSANMKSHENCGRVQDPYSFRCVPQVHGASRNAWGHLKMAIETELNSVTDNPIVVSDEEAISGGNFHGQLIALPLDYATLAAAELGNISDRRSFLLLEGKYGLPRLLTESTGLNSGFMIPQYTTAALVTENKTLCFPASVDSVPTSLGQEDHVSMGSISGRKLHKVLDNLEKILAIELMFAAQGLEFRSEKPAPKIEKAYQQIRSVVPKLEEDRLIGEDILSIVEMVKRRLFDVEV; this is encoded by the coding sequence ATGAAAACTTACGGAGTAGACTATCTTCATTATGAAGATATTATTTCTATTATCGAAAATCCACTGGATGCCGAACTGTCTGCACAAGCAATGTTGCAAGTAAAAAAATCCCAAGACAATGTAAAGAAAATCATCGGTCAGGGAAAAACCGTATATGGTATTAATACGGGATTTGGACCTTTGTGCGATACCAAAATTTCTTCTGATGAAATTTCCCAACTGCAATATAACCTTATCATCAGCCATAGTGTGGGCGTAGGAAGCCCTATTGATAAAAAGCTTTCCAAGATTATGCTCTCAGCAAAAATACATGCCTTATGCAAAGGATATTCGGGAGTATCTCCCCAGGTGGTAGAAAGACTACAGCAGATGTTGGAATTGGACATTATCCCAGTGGTTCCAGAACAAGGCTCTGTGGGGGCTTCTGGAGATTTAGCTCCTCTTGCGCATTTGGTTTTACCATTGCTAGGACTAGGAAAAGTATGGGAAGGAAAAGAAATTGTAGATACGGGTAAAGTGCTCAAAAAACATCATCTAAAGGCGTTGAAGTTAGGTCCTAAAGAAGGATTGGCTTTAATTAATGGGACTCAGTTTATGTTGGCTCATGGTATCGTTGCTCTTGATAAAATGAAATACCTCTTGGATTTAGCAGATTTAGCTGCGGCAATGAGTTTAGAAGCTTATCAAGGATCATCAAGCCCTTTTAAGAAGGAGTTACACGAAATACGTCCATTTTCAGGGAGTCTTCATGTAGCCAATAGAATGTCTAGATTATTGAAAGGATCTGCCAATATGAAGTCTCATGAAAATTGTGGTAGAGTACAGGATCCTTATTCTTTTAGATGTGTTCCTCAGGTGCATGGAGCAAGTAGAAATGCTTGGGGGCATCTAAAAATGGCCATTGAAACAGAACTGAATTCGGTAACCGACAATCCTATTGTTGTGAGTGACGAGGAAGCTATTTCTGGAGGTAATTTCCATGGACAGTTGATAGCTTTGCCTTTAGATTATGCAACATTGGCAGCAGCAGAATTAGGAAATATTTCGGATAGAAGAAGTTTCTTGTTGTTGGAAGGTAAATATGGGCTACCGAGATTGCTTACTGAGAGTACGGGACTTAATTCAGGATTTATGATTCCTCAATACACCACTGCTGCTTTGGTAACAGAGAATAAAACCCTTTGCTTTCCAGCTTCTGTAGACAGTGTGCCTACATCTTTAGGTCAAGAAGATCATGTATCCATGGGGAGCATTAGCGGGAGAAAATTGCATAAAGTTTTAGATAATTTAGAAAAAATACTGGCAATAGAGTTAATGTTTGCTGCCCAAGGGCTGGAATTTAGATCTGAGAAACCCGCTCCTAAAATTGAAAAAGCCTATCAGCAAATCCGATCTGTTGTTCCAAAATTAGAAGAAGATCGCCTTATAGGGGAAGATATTTTATCTATTGTAGAGATGGTGAAAAGAAGACTTTTTGATGTAGAAGTATAA
- the trmB gene encoding tRNA (guanosine(46)-N7)-methyltransferase TrmB, producing the protein MGKNKIRRFEENKILANVFQPTREEALSGYEMKGKWRSNFFKNDHPIVLELGCGKGEYSVGMAKAFPDKNFIGVDIKGARFWFGAKEATEKEMHNVAFLRTQIELIDLFFEKDEVDEIWITFPDPQIKFKRAKHRLTHPDFLERYKKIIKKGGYLHLKTDSEFLHGYTLGTLQALSYEVEVAHHDIYGAPEFETDAIHLREIKTYYEGLFSAKGKTITYLRVKL; encoded by the coding sequence TTGGGAAAAAATAAAATAAGAAGATTCGAGGAGAATAAGATACTGGCCAATGTTTTTCAACCTACTCGCGAGGAAGCTTTGTCTGGCTATGAGATGAAGGGAAAGTGGAGAAGTAATTTTTTTAAAAATGATCATCCTATAGTACTAGAATTAGGCTGTGGAAAAGGTGAATATAGTGTAGGGATGGCAAAAGCTTTTCCAGATAAAAACTTTATAGGAGTAGATATCAAAGGAGCACGCTTTTGGTTTGGAGCTAAAGAAGCTACAGAAAAGGAAATGCATAACGTAGCTTTTTTAAGAACCCAGATTGAATTAATCGATTTGTTTTTTGAGAAGGATGAGGTGGATGAAATTTGGATTACCTTCCCAGATCCACAGATAAAATTTAAAAGAGCAAAACACCGTCTTACCCATCCTGATTTTTTGGAAAGGTATAAGAAAATCATCAAAAAAGGAGGATACTTACATTTGAAGACTGATTCTGAATTTTTACATGGTTATACTCTGGGTACACTTCAAGCTTTGAGTTATGAAGTAGAAGTAGCTCACCATGATATTTATGGAGCTCCTGAGTTTGAAACCGATGCAATACATCTTCGTGAAATTAAAACCTACTATGAAGGACTTTTTTCTGCTAAAGGAAAAACTATTACTTATCTAAGGGTGAAGTTGTAA
- the rnhA gene encoding ribonuclease HI, producing MKIDIYTDGACSGNPGKGGYGIIMKIIEKNYEKRFSEGFRLTTNNRMELLAVIVALEKLKTPQENVHLYTDSKYVANAINEKWIFGWIKKQFKGVKNDDLWRRFVPLMKTHQLHFHWVKGHAGHTENEICDQLAVKASQGSKLSIDAFFEQQKNGGLFGEG from the coding sequence ATGAAAATAGATATTTATACCGATGGTGCCTGTAGTGGTAACCCTGGTAAAGGCGGTTATGGTATTATCATGAAAATTATTGAAAAAAACTATGAAAAACGATTTTCTGAAGGCTTTAGGTTAACTACTAACAACCGAATGGAGCTCCTTGCTGTAATTGTTGCCTTAGAAAAATTAAAAACACCACAAGAAAATGTACATCTCTACACCGACTCTAAATATGTAGCCAATGCCATTAACGAGAAATGGATTTTTGGTTGGATTAAAAAACAATTTAAAGGAGTAAAAAACGACGACCTCTGGAGAAGATTTGTTCCTTTGATGAAAACTCACCAACTCCACTTCCATTGGGTAAAAGGACACGCGGGGCATACGGAAAATGAAATTTGCGATCAACTAGCGGTAAAAGCCTCCCAAGGAAGCAAACTTTCCATTGATGCTTTTTTCGAGCAACAAAAAAATGGAGGATTGTTTGGAGAGGGATAG
- the dnaB gene encoding replicative DNA helicase translates to MALKDTLSSLTQGNFAREISISQGKMPPNAVDIEKLVIGTFLIDKKALDFSIDLLNENVFYDPRHQEIYSAIFKLYKDNHPVDMMTVIQELKRSEKLNLAGGDAYIIELTLGVSSSAHIEYHVRIILEKYILRSLINISGNVIDQSYKESTDVFELLDEAEKGFFEITNGTIKKGFDTANSLVKEALEKVKSLRDKQGLSGVPSGFKAVDKETGGWQPSDLIIIAARPAMGKTAFLLSMARNIAVDQNIPIALFSLEMASVQLIMRMISSETGISSEKLRKGSLSDEEWERLFSNVANLEKAPLYIDETPALSIFDFRAKCRRLVMQHGVKIIMVDYLQLMTASTGKGVGNREQEISTISRSLKAIAKELNVPVIALSQLSRSVENRPGKRPQLSDLRESGAIEQDADIVSFIYRPEYYKIDQWEDETPSANQAELIIAKHRNGSTEDVRLAFHGSMARFADLDDDNFSTLGTYQKVEDPFYDKVKTTLDPSSAFGNPVQQPNNNKVSGSAMNTDEDDDEAMPY, encoded by the coding sequence ATGGCACTAAAAGATACACTTTCATCACTCACTCAAGGGAATTTTGCCCGAGAAATCTCAATTTCTCAAGGGAAAATGCCTCCCAACGCTGTGGACATAGAGAAGCTTGTCATCGGAACTTTCCTCATTGATAAGAAGGCTTTGGACTTCTCCATCGACTTGCTTAATGAGAATGTTTTTTATGACCCTAGGCACCAAGAAATCTACAGTGCTATCTTTAAATTATATAAAGATAACCACCCTGTGGATATGATGACGGTGATCCAAGAGCTAAAACGCTCCGAAAAGTTAAACCTTGCAGGTGGGGATGCCTATATCATCGAGCTTACCCTTGGGGTATCTTCTTCTGCCCATATCGAATATCACGTAAGAATTATTCTTGAAAAATATATCCTACGTTCCCTTATCAATATCTCTGGGAATGTTATCGACCAATCGTATAAAGAATCTACCGACGTTTTTGAATTGCTGGATGAAGCTGAAAAAGGATTCTTCGAAATTACTAATGGAACGATAAAAAAAGGCTTCGACACCGCCAATTCCTTGGTAAAAGAAGCTTTAGAGAAAGTAAAATCCCTCCGCGACAAACAAGGCCTATCGGGAGTTCCCTCAGGCTTTAAAGCAGTAGATAAAGAAACTGGAGGATGGCAACCTTCCGACCTCATCATCATCGCTGCTCGTCCGGCAATGGGAAAAACAGCATTTCTACTCTCCATGGCGAGAAATATTGCGGTTGACCAAAATATCCCTATTGCCTTATTCTCATTAGAGATGGCTTCTGTACAGTTAATCATGAGAATGATTTCTTCAGAAACAGGGATTTCTTCAGAAAAATTAAGAAAAGGTAGCCTAAGCGACGAAGAGTGGGAAAGGCTCTTCAGCAATGTTGCCAACCTAGAGAAAGCTCCGCTGTATATTGACGAAACCCCTGCCCTATCCATCTTTGATTTTAGAGCAAAATGCAGAAGGCTTGTCATGCAACACGGAGTAAAAATCATCATGGTGGACTACCTACAGCTGATGACTGCTAGCACTGGAAAAGGAGTAGGAAATAGAGAGCAAGAAATCTCTACCATTTCCCGATCTTTAAAAGCCATTGCTAAGGAACTTAATGTTCCTGTCATTGCACTTTCTCAGCTTTCTCGTTCTGTGGAAAACAGACCAGGAAAAAGACCTCAACTTTCAGACCTTAGAGAATCGGGAGCGATAGAGCAGGATGCCGACATCGTATCCTTTATCTATAGACCTGAATACTATAAAATTGACCAATGGGAAGACGAAACTCCTTCCGCTAACCAAGCAGAGCTCATTATAGCAAAACACAGAAATGGTTCTACAGAGGATGTAAGATTGGCCTTTCATGGTTCTATGGCAAGGTTTGCAGACTTGGATGATGACAACTTCAGCACTCTGGGAACCTATCAAAAAGTTGAAGATCCTTTCTATGACAAGGTAAAAACCACTTTAGACCCAAGCTCAGCTTTTGGAAATCCTGTACAACAGCCTAACAACAATAAAGTATCAGGATCTGCTATGAACACCGATGAAGACGATGATGAAGCAATGCCTTACTAA
- a CDS encoding MFS transporter → MISLAPLLTLRNVEFRHLLIGRFFLVIAFRMMATLLGWWVYQLTHDPFSIGLIGLSEVIPAVSCALFAGHIIDMNEKKKLLLLTNYAYVFFLSLLLIPAFLSHKLDFTNHQITYFIYGVIFFSGICRAFLAPLVPSMIPTIVSRKTLPNAITLNQATFLTASVSGHALGGFLIAWIGIPWTLVVILSSLMTGSLFFWTLNRHYSDYKGEEKPNVWKSMHEGISYIYKTKEVFGAILLDMFAVLFGGAVAMIPVFATDILKVGSEGFGILNAASDIGSMCIIITLSFIQLKRNQGKILLAVVVGFGLCIIGFGLSRLYWLSFGLLMLSGMLDGISVVIRGTIVQLKTPDHIRGRVLSVNTIFVTSSNELGQFESGVAAKFLGVVRSVIFGGCMTILIAGLVGTFAPKLRKMEY, encoded by the coding sequence ATGATATCATTAGCACCACTTCTTACTTTAAGAAATGTAGAATTCAGACACTTGCTTATCGGCAGGTTTTTTTTAGTCATTGCCTTTAGGATGATGGCTACCCTCCTAGGATGGTGGGTATATCAACTAACGCACGATCCTTTTTCCATAGGGCTTATTGGTCTATCGGAAGTTATCCCCGCGGTAAGTTGTGCCCTTTTTGCAGGACATATCATCGATATGAACGAGAAGAAAAAACTCTTGCTTCTCACCAATTATGCCTATGTATTTTTCCTAAGCCTATTGTTAATCCCTGCCTTTTTAAGTCATAAACTAGATTTTACCAACCACCAAATTACCTATTTCATCTATGGAGTTATCTTTTTCTCTGGGATATGTAGGGCCTTTCTAGCACCGCTCGTCCCTTCCATGATTCCCACCATTGTCTCTAGGAAAACACTTCCTAATGCTATCACACTCAACCAAGCAACTTTTCTTACCGCTTCGGTTTCAGGACATGCTCTAGGAGGTTTTCTTATCGCTTGGATAGGCATCCCTTGGACATTGGTAGTCATCCTATCATCGCTGATGACAGGCTCTTTATTCTTTTGGACACTTAACCGACATTATTCCGATTACAAAGGAGAAGAAAAGCCTAATGTCTGGAAGAGTATGCATGAAGGAATTTCTTATATCTACAAAACCAAAGAAGTTTTTGGTGCCATCCTACTCGATATGTTTGCCGTACTTTTCGGAGGAGCCGTAGCGATGATTCCTGTTTTTGCTACCGATATTCTAAAAGTAGGATCGGAAGGCTTCGGGATACTAAATGCAGCTTCAGATATAGGATCTATGTGTATTATTATTACCCTATCCTTTATTCAACTAAAAAGAAACCAAGGGAAAATACTCCTTGCAGTAGTTGTAGGTTTTGGATTATGCATCATTGGTTTTGGACTGTCTAGATTATACTGGCTATCTTTTGGATTATTAATGCTCAGCGGTATGTTGGATGGTATCAGCGTAGTGATACGAGGTACCATTGTACAGCTAAAAACCCCAGACCACATCCGAGGAAGAGTATTGAGTGTAAATACGATTTTTGTTACCTCTAGTAACGAGCTTGGACAATTTGAGAGTGGAGTAGCAGCTAAATTTTTAGGAGTAGTACGCTCTGTTATTTTTGGAGGGTGTATGACAATTCTCATAGCAGGATTGGTTGGAACTTTTGCTCCAAAACTTAGAAAAATGGAATATTAA
- a CDS encoding carbonic anhydrase, producing the protein MPQSYLKIFENNKKWVESKVAENPEFFHELSKTQSPDYLYIGCSDSRATAEDFMGLKPGEVFVHRNVGNIVNPIDLNAASSIEYAVNHLKVKHVIVCGHYNCGGVKAAMQAQDLGLLNPWLRNIRDVYRLHQAELDAITDETKRYDRFVELNVQEQCINIIKMACVQERYILEEYPIVHGWVFDLRTGKIVDLEIDFEKILKDIQKVYDLTNSDWVMSRKK; encoded by the coding sequence ATGCCACAGTCCTATCTTAAAATTTTTGAAAACAATAAAAAGTGGGTAGAATCTAAAGTTGCTGAAAATCCAGAATTTTTCCATGAACTTTCAAAAACTCAAAGTCCAGATTATCTTTACATCGGTTGTTCTGATAGTAGGGCTACTGCTGAAGACTTTATGGGGTTAAAACCTGGAGAAGTCTTCGTCCATAGAAATGTGGGGAATATTGTAAATCCTATCGACCTTAACGCGGCTTCCTCAATAGAGTATGCTGTAAATCACCTAAAGGTAAAGCACGTTATCGTTTGTGGACACTACAATTGTGGAGGTGTAAAAGCGGCTATGCAAGCTCAGGATTTAGGTCTTTTAAATCCTTGGTTAAGAAACATAAGAGATGTATATCGTTTGCACCAAGCGGAGCTAGATGCTATTACGGACGAAACAAAACGCTACGATAGATTTGTAGAGCTTAATGTACAAGAACAATGTATTAATATTATTAAAATGGCGTGTGTACAAGAGCGTTATATTTTGGAAGAGTATCCAATTGTTCACGGTTGGGTTTTCGATTTGCGTACCGGAAAAATTGTAGATTTGGAAATTGATTTCGAGAAAATCTTAAAAGATATCCAAAAAGTATATGACCTTACCAATTCCGATTGGGTAATGAGCAGAAAAAAATAG
- the pth gene encoding aminoacyl-tRNA hydrolase, with protein MKYLIVGLGNKGDEYKETRHNIGFKVADKIAEELEAPFNSTNFGWLAEGKYKGRKVFVLKPDTYMNLSGNALKFWAQKENIPMENILVITDDLALPFGTLRMKMKGGHGGHNGLRNIEEVMKTQQYTRLRFGISAEFKEGQQVDYVLGTWTEEEKEKLPERILKLAKASLSFVFAGVQNTMTGFNGK; from the coding sequence ATGAAATATCTTATTGTAGGCCTTGGCAACAAAGGCGACGAATATAAAGAAACCCGACATAATATAGGCTTTAAAGTAGCAGATAAAATTGCCGAAGAACTAGAAGCTCCTTTCAACAGCACCAATTTTGGTTGGTTGGCAGAAGGTAAATACAAAGGCAGAAAGGTTTTTGTACTTAAACCAGATACTTATATGAATCTTTCTGGGAATGCTCTTAAATTCTGGGCTCAGAAGGAAAACATCCCTATGGAAAACATCTTGGTTATTACCGATGACCTAGCTTTACCTTTTGGAACTTTAAGAATGAAAATGAAAGGAGGACACGGAGGACACAACGGTCTTAGAAATATTGAAGAGGTTATGAAAACCCAACAGTACACAAGGCTACGTTTTGGGATTTCTGCAGAGTTTAAAGAAGGGCAGCAGGTAGATTACGTATTGGGAACTTGGACGGAAGAGGAAAAGGAAAAGCTCCCTGAGCGAATCCTGAAACTTGCAAAAGCTTCTCTTTCCTTTGTTTTTGCAGGGGTACAAAACACCATGACTGGCTTCAACGGAAAATAA